One window from the genome of Cucumis melo cultivar AY chromosome 12, USDA_Cmelo_AY_1.0, whole genome shotgun sequence encodes:
- the LOC127144402 gene encoding uncharacterized protein LOC127144402, translated as MSMHSSFESKFDEPSDVLKWAEEMQQKFGDGINNSSQISVLSRCQLSFTQNDLVNLKMIWEALTPQRRFMFSKKYGHIAELMYIPVNYFALRAIINFGDPAYGCFTFESCNLLPTIEEYQAMLSMPEKEREIVYFFNPKQTTKRTLSKFLETVHATEIQKYIKVKGGEENVPFDYLIKMTQTYIDEDKGLTLLALCIYGAVIFPKAEGYVDRKVIKLFFQMERGVNPIIPILAETFRSLNYCRNKGEGKLNCCVPLLYIWIHSHIKFPAEFRCPRLDFSSPWNLMRNTISEFGMAVWDPTYPRKEAWLSFFAKLTSENVIWKAQWMPLKAVIYRCGDFHSVPLLEPWGGVNYTPLLVLRQVWLKQFIPPTHNLQESDFSYDPEDCQGKKRQAVCAWKSIRKIKDKGHYEGVTSGYEAWQANRRKNIIDISREVVESGKETSFEQPNQWIEKSIELEEKNRLLEQENEKLRKETSQWMDHATYLQNELEKTKSFLKNQDKLEKDLETLDEEMRRMNKANRSLKNEKTTLQATVGSQDEYIKDLENWKEYFLKLVNDLNTSIRKR; from the coding sequence ATGTCGATGCATTCATCTTTTGAGTCTAAGTTTGATGAGCCAAGTGATGTTCTTAAATGGGCTGAAGAGATGCAACAAAAATTTGGGGACGGTATAAACAATTCTTCCCAAATATCAGTACTATCCAGGTGTCAACTCTCTTTTACACAAAATGATTTAGTAAACCTAAAGATGATCTGGGAAGCATTGACACCTCAGCGTAGATTCATGTTCTCGAAGAAGTATGGACATATAGCAGAGTTGATGTATATACCGGTGAATTATTTTGCCTTAAGAGCCATAATTAATTTTGGGGATCCAGCATATGGTTGTTTCACGTTTGAGTCATGTAATTTACTGCCAACCATAGAAGAATATCAAGCTATGCTTAGCATGcctgaaaaagaaagagaaattgtttatttctttaacCCTAAGCAGACAACAAAAAGGACCTTGTCAAAGTTTCTAGAAACCGTCCATGCCACAGAAATTCAAAAGTATATAAAAGTTAAGGGTGGAGAAGAGAATGTGCCATTTGATTATCTAATAAAGATGACGCAAACATACATTGATGAAGACAAAGGTCTTACACTATTGGCATTGTGCATTTACGGAGCGGTGATTTTTCCTAAAGCAGAGGGTTATGTTGATAGGAAAGTGATCAAATTGTTTTTTCAAATGGAACGAGGAGTCAATCCTATTATACCTATTCTGGCTGAAACTTTTCGATCTCTTAACTATTGTAGAAATAAAGGGGAAGGAAAATTGAATTGTTGTGTtcctttattatatatttggatACACAGCCATATCAAATTTCCCGCAGAGTTTAGGTGTCCAAGGTTAGATTTCAGTAGCCCATGGAATTTAATGCGCAACACAATCAGTGAGTTTGGTATGGCAGTTTGGGATCCAACATATCCAAGGAAGGAGGCTTGGTTGTCTTTCTTTGCAAAACTGACTTCTGAAAATGTCATATGGAAGGCTCAATGGATGCCTTTAAAGGCTGTGATATATAGATGCGGAGATTTTCACAGTGTGCCTTTGTTGGAACCATGGGGAGGTGTTAACTATACACCATTGTTAGTTTTGCGTCAGGTGTGGCTCAAACAGTTTATACCACCAACTCATAATCTGCAAGAGTCTGATTTTTCATACGATCCTGAAGATTGTCAAGGAAAAAAACGTCAAGCAGTATGCGCATGGAAATCTATAAGAAAGATAAAAGACAAAGGACATTATGAAGGAGTTACTAGTGGGTACGAGGCATGGCAGGCAAACAGAAGGAAGAATATAATAGATATCTCAAGGGAGGTAGTTGAGAGCGGAAAAGAGACAAGCTTCGAACAACCAAATCAGTGGATTGAGAAGAGCATAGAACTAGAAGAGAAAAATCGACTGTTAGAGCAAGAGAACGAGAAGCTTCGTAAAGAGACAAGTCAATGGATGGATCATGCGACTTATTTGCAGAACGAACTCGAAAAGACTAAGagtttcttaaaaaatcaaGATAAGTTAGAAAAGGATCTTGAGACTTTAGATGAAGAGATGAGACGAATGAATAAAGCAAATAGGAGCTTGAAAAATGAGAAGACAACATTACAAGCAACAGTGGGGTCGCAAGatgaatatattaaagatttagAAAATTGGAAGGAATATTTTCTCAAGCTTGTCAATGATTTGAATACATCAATTAGAAAACGATAA